In Quercus robur chromosome 11, dhQueRobu3.1, whole genome shotgun sequence, the sequence GGATCAAGCTCAACCAGCAGATCGGTAGACCACCCAAACCATGTCCTGTCCATGACAAAATGTCCTTTCGAGGATCACTCACTCAAGGACGCACAAACGGCCAACCGTGACGTGTCAATGCAGTACCACCCCAAGACCCGTAGTAGTGCTACTGAGCAAGGGACCCTTTGTGAACAGTCTGTTAGCTTATCCTAACACGTCAACCTCTTCCCTCTTATCTCTTTGACCCCCGCAAATAGCCACACTAGCCGACAGCCCAATACCTTCCCACCCATACATCAAAGGAATATCAAAATGGAAGTCCAAGCCTAACCATTCCACCAGGATTCGAAAGACATCAAATAAGCCCAAGTCCAAATAACTTAACTAAGTTAGACATATACACTCAACAACCTGACCCTTCCTCCCATAAACATATCACAAACCATTCTCCAATCTCAGCCCCTTGGgcaaaatattacttttttaaggaaaattataGGAGAATAACATGCGAGtgaagttatttagttatgtagacTCTTTTTTAAACTCGAGTGTTaactcaaaatcgagtttagcaaactagattttcaatttgttatACAACGTCAGAATGCCATACAACCTAAACTAATTGAAATTTGAGTTTGATAAACTTGATTTTAGGTTAGAACTCAAGTTTGACAAATTTGAGATCTAAGAAGAGTTTACATAGCTAAACGATAAtgtatttaaacaacagttttcaattttttttgaaaatacgtgtgagtgaaaaagtgcatgaaaatacatgtaatattgtttaaaaactgaaaacatacgTTTAAACGCATGTAACAAACGGCCCAAATAACTTCATCACCATCATGCTTCTACCTAAAATTGTCATTAAAAACTACTATTCAGCAAATTTTGCCCAACCCCTTCTTATGATCCAGGCATCTCCAATCCCTTCAATTCACAACTCCTTCCTCAAATCCTTACAAAACCTATCCTCCAACAAAAGAGAAAAGTCACCAAAAAAGAATTTGCTCTATTCGCAAAGAGATTAAAGGAAATATGTGACACCCCTGAAGCAATTTTCTCTGACCTCGAGACCATCACGATCATTCCTCAAGTCAAGCTTGAACACTCCATCCAAGAGGAAAGGCACAAATCAAAAGGTCAAGGCCAAATCACGATCACAGGTGAGTATTCCAGTCTGTACTTTTGTTTCAATAAGCATAATCTCCCTCTGTATCGAGTCTATTTGTAAGGGAGATTATTTAGCATATATAAACCCATTTCCAAAAGCTTCAAAACGTCaactttttaccttttttaCTCAACCTTCAACGTTTAtcatctttattttcttaatctttAGCTAGTTTCTCTCACTCTTCAATCTTTACTAATCTCTTTGATCCAAATAACATGCAACAAAAAGCCACACTCAGCGttcatattttcacattttggATCAGTTTTAGTGGCCCAACTGATCACTTTCCCCAGTCAAATCGATGATCTGCATatgggttcttcttcttcaacaaaAAGTAatctttttttgtgaaattcaATCAATTCTCTATCTGGGTTTTGCTAGTTTTGATTAGATTTTTCAGACTTTGAGCTTcgggttttttgaaaaaataactataaaacccaaactatattattagttaggtaacgtttgaaactaatttggtttctaacaatTCGAGTCCAGAGGACTCGATTTTGGGGAGTTAAGACGTCCACGTAGGcctggaaatcgagttcattggactcggtttctgtacgtggaaatcgagtctaatgGACTCGGTTTCTGTACATGGAAATTAAGTCTAATGGACTCGATTTTCATTCATGGAAATCGAGCCCAAAGTACTCGGTTTTCTTCGTTCAGCACATGGACATGAAATCACCAAGGAAGAGAACACTCACATGCTCTGTTTTACTCTCCACAAAACAGAGCATGTGAGTAGAGAGTAAGAAAATGAGAAGAGTGGTGGCTAACAGAGCATGTAGGTTTTGCTTGCTTTGTTTTATCCAACATGTCGTCCCTAAGGAATGTTGTTAATAGACGAGCTCATAAGGAGTGAGCTCAACCGTAAGTCTCACcagaaataataatttctttttatattgtaccctttcaaatatatataaatattttttcattttcatatccAGACATGCAAGGAAAAAATTCAGGCTTCTTGAAAAACACAAGGACTATGTTGAGCATGCACAAGCATTTCACAAAAAGGAGGATACTTTGCGGGTAAGTGTTCTTGCTTCTTATTTAGCTGGTAGTCAAACTCTCAAATACATAATGGGGTTGTTTtgtaaatgggtttttttttttttttttttttgctctacAGAAACTTAAGGAGAAAGCAGCTTTTAGAAACCCAAATGAATTTTacttcaaaatgatcaaaacaagaaCTGTTGATAGAGTCCATAAATTATAGTTATATTTGAATGGGATTTTGATAAGAAGAAAACCACTTTGTTAGCCACCACTCCTCTTATTTTCTTAATCTCTACTCACATGCTCTGTTTTGTGGAGAGTAAAATAGAGCATGTGTGTGTTCTCTTCCTTGGTGATTTCATGCCCGTGTGCTGAACGAAGAAAACTAAGTACTTTGGGCTCGATTTCCATGAACGAAAATCGAGTCCATTAGACTCAATTTCCATGTACAAAAACCGAGTCcattagactcgatttccatgtacaGAAACCGAGTCTAATGAGCTCAATTTCTAGGCCTACGTGGACATCTCAGCtccccaaaatcgagtcttcTGGACTCGAATTATTAGAAACCAAATTAGTTTCAAACGTTGCCtaactaataatatagtttgggttatataattattttttaaaaaaacccttGAGCTTCATGGGTGTTTTGGTGTTTCTCTTCTTAGGTAGCAGAAATGGTGGATCAGGGGCTTCACTTGGAAAATTAAAGATTTAATTGTGAATTATTAGCAACTTACCATTGCCTCTGCATCAATTATTTGCAAATCTTATAAGTGTTGCCCACAAAAGAAAAGTTTAGGATAAAACCAACATGTATTATcggtatatattaagaggattcaaaaagttagttattgctttttttcctgtcaaaaatacccctaaattaattaactaacaacttaaaaatagggttaaaatagcaaattggaaaaagaaagttagttattattttttttactgtaaaaaatacccctacctaaaatttaaaaatggggttaaaatagtaaattgacaaaaataataaattcttacttttacgttgatttaaattcctacttctactcaCTAACTCCCTACATAATAGGATTattcttttgttagttttaaaactcctacaatctacaaaactcacccaacgtattcatttttttttttttttttttttttttacttcatcacgttgtatttgtttcttctgtcctccttttttttcaattattttttaaaaaattccattacacccttagtttttttttttttttttgttagaataagtagaaatctcaaattataataaatgcaaattattaatctttacccaaaaaagtAAGCGTGTGTTCAGAAGCtagttgttgttattattattattattattattattattagagtaAATTTCACAAGCTAACCCTGAGGTTTGGGGTAATGTCAAGCAGGTCCACAACTTCTCAAAACTAACCAATTTGGTCCAAAGTACAACTTAATCCCTAAACAGACTTAACAGACGTTATTTTTTAActctcccttctctctcttcttctctctgaCCCACTGTCGCCCTTGTGGTTTTGGCTTTGTCATCTTCTCTGACCCTTCTGTTCTTGACCGTTAGTCTCTTTCCTCCCTTTATTTGCATTCACTTTCttgtttcaatttttggttttcAGTTGTTTTTTGTAtctgggttttggtttttgaattggTTTGATTTGAGTGGCTGTGACTGTAAATCTATGGTGGTTGGGCTCCTATttatggttttggtttgtgGTGGTGGGCTTTGTGACGATGGTGGTGAGGCAGTGGTTTTGGTCTCAACGAGTGGTGGTTGGGTCTATACACCAATCggattttggtggttgggtgTCTTGCCGTCTGAGTTTTGGTGGTGGTTTGAGATAGAGTGAGAAGTGAGAAGAGAAGTTTCGGTCAGAgaggggaagagagagaagggagagTTAAAATATAACGTCTGTTAAGTCTGGGCAAGCACTgtaagcccaagcccatatgatcaaatacaaaacaaaacattgtGCAAAATTAAAATTGGGCTTTGAAGTGGGTGGGTTGGGCCCATGGTGAACATGTATTAGCCGTCCGATCTGATcgaaaaaaaccctaaaaaggAAGAGcgcttatatatataaaagggtgGAACGTCCCGCCCCCTCAATAAGAAAAACTTCTCCGTCCCCAAACCCTTGCAGCCTCCTCACCTCAGAAACAAAAACTTCTCCACGCGAGAATGGTTTCCGGCTCCGGGATATGTTCCAAGCGGGTGGTGGTGGATGCCAGGCACCATATGCTTGGCAGACTGTCGTCGATCATAGCGAAAGAGCTCCTTAACGGCCAGAAAGTAGTGGTCGTTAGATGCGAAGAGATCTGCATCTCAGGAGGACTTGTTCGCCAGAAAATGAAATACATGAGATTCCTCCGTAAGCGTATGAATACTAAGCCTTCTCATGGTCCCATCCATTTTCGCGCTCCTGCGAAGATTCTATGGCGCACTATTCGTGGGTACGCATCGCATCGCATCAACACAACtcaatctctttctttctttctttctttgtttaatatataatatgagttttgattattattattattatttttttgtagaatGATACCTCACAAGACGAAGCGTGGAGCCGCGGCGCTTGCTAGATTTAAGGCATATGAGGGGATTCCACCCCCCTATGATAAGATCAAGAGAATGGTTATCCCTGATGCTCTCAAgtctgtttctttctctctctctcttttcatttttttttcttttcttttcttttctttagttttcaaatgttttaattaattgtcttgtgctttctaaaaataaaaaatatatataataaacacaGGGTTTTGAGGCTTCAGGCTGGACATAAGTATTGTTTGCTGGGCAAGCTTTCATCTGAGGTTGGGTGGAACCACTATGAGACTATTAAGGTCAGTCAGTCAGTCTTTTTGTTTAGACTTTCTAGATTTCTTTTGCCTTGTCAGATGTTCTGCTAATAATACATACATATGTGGCatagttttacttttatatataagtttCTTAATGCATTTTATCTACATTTAAAGCATAACAATTAGTACTATACTGTTCTTTGTGTCATGTTccataatatttaattttattgtggATGATACTGGGAGATGACATTTTAAAGAGGTGTTTGCATTGTCTTTTAATGTGTTCTGTTGCTTTACATTTCCAATTCATGGTGGCACTGTTGTAGgtgctttgttttttattttggaaattttgaataatcaaaAAAGAGGAATTCTCCTGTTGTTTGAGTCATCGTGAATAgtatttttttgttcataatTTCCAATTACCCAACTCCAGTTTGAACTATGTTTTTCTGGGTTCAGTAAATTTCTTACGACTATTCTTATTTTagatatttgcattttttctcAACGATATCTTTAACCATATTGTAATAGCTTTGCTATTTGCCTTAATATGGGCATTTTCTTGGATATTGATATGTTATAATGGTTGTTGATTGATTCCCCAATTAAATGTCGATGCTGAGTAACTTATTGGATAATGTTTAGAAATATTAAGCAATATTTGAATCTCTTATTGCTGTGTTCGTGCTGGCATTTGTGTAATTGTCTATTTTGCTATTTGGATATATGTCTCACTTGTCTGAAAGTTTGACTATGAAGAATTTGCCAGGGTTAACATTGTCTGCATATTATGTAGTCATTATTAAGTGATTGTTCTTCTTTGACTAATTAATGGTTGTGTGAGTGCTTTCTAATGCTTGTGAATCTCTTTGCTCCTGCAGGAGcttgagaggaagagaaaggAGAGAGCTCAGGTTGCATatgagaggaagaagcagtTGACGAAATTGAGGGTTAAAGCTGAGAAGACTGCTGAGGAGAAGCTTGGCCCCCAGCTTGAAGTTATTGCACCTATCAAGTATTAAgttatttatattgaaaaaacCATGGGACAGCTGAGTTGCAGTTAAATTTCTTTAgtattttgttacaatgtttCTGTCCGCTTGTGCAGGGTACATCTGCCTAGCTGCAATTTTTCAAGTAGAAGATGTCATGTTATAAATTGTTATCTGACTTGGGTTTTCAAATTAGAAATGTTTGTGTCATTAATTGCCTCGTACTCCATGATACATTTTTTACTTAATTTGTGATGTCATTTGTATTTCTTTGTTTGTGTGGATTGGATGATAATATTTTCATGTTATTTCAAGTATGTTTActtttagggtgtgtttggaatgaagtgattgttgttgttgtggggGGTGATTTTTGGAAGGGGCTGGGGCTGGGGAGGAGGTGCTGAGgagaggcttttttttttttttgatgggagaGATTTTGTGTGATTGTGAACTAATAGAATGTCCTATATGATAGGAGGAAACCAAGTGCTGGTCAGctggtttttaaattttttttattaattatataatacatttaaatatatattaaaagaagtAAGAACTAATAGCCATaggattttatattatataatatatatgaaagtATTAGTAGGAACCGAAGAATCAGGAAGTGCTCTAAACTCTAAAGGCTGATTTTTTTGTTAAGGAATTGCAATGGAACTAAACAGTAAACACTCTCTAGTCAGTAGTCATAGTCACCAGCCGCACCCAGGTCTTTTTACTagactttgaaaatttttaatatttttctacgAAGTACAAGTTGGACACGTTTATGGGTGGGAAGCATTTCACTTTTTTCTATGATATGAGTTATCATGTCAATTTGCAGAAGTTATCAGAAGTCAGAAGACTCAGAACTCATGTAAATTGCAGAGTATAGTGTTACACGTTTCCAATAAAGCATTCCACTTTATTTTAATGCAGTACAgctggtttttaaaaaaaaatttattaaatatataatatatatttatatatatatataaaatatatgataGTAGGACTACGGccggttttaaaaaaaatttattaaatatataatatattttaaatatatattaaatatgtgtgggttgggtcgggtcagGTCTAGCaggtttataattttatataccaAATCCAACCTGActtgctattaaaaaaaaatatttgtaactCAATCTAACTCACCAAGTCCTAAAAACTGACTTAATCTGGTGGGGTAGGTCGGGTCAGGGTTGGTGGGTTTTTTGCACACTCCTAGGAGAGACTgattttttggtaattaatttTCACCTTAACCAATTTTCCATCGTAACTAATACgtgatgatatattttttgtgacCATTAGgtcattttttggtttgttttacCGTAGGGAAAGCTTATGAGAACTATTGTTATTTTTACCCTTAATACCAactaaatgttttaattttgacctactt encodes:
- the LOC126705721 gene encoding 60S ribosomal protein L13a-4, whose product is MVSGSGICSKRVVVDARHHMLGRLSSIIAKELLNGQKVVVVRCEEICISGGLVRQKMKYMRFLRKRMNTKPSHGPIHFRAPAKILWRTIRGMIPHKTKRGAAALARFKAYEGIPPPYDKIKRMVIPDALKVLRLQAGHKYCLLGKLSSEVGWNHYETIKELERKRKERAQVAYERKKQLTKLRVKAEKTAEEKLGPQLEVIAPIKY